Below is a window of Camelina sativa cultivar DH55 chromosome 11, Cs, whole genome shotgun sequence DNA.
TAAATGAGGCTGTTCCTTTCGTTGAATGGAGTGCAAAGGGACTTCCGAGTAAGAGATCGCCAGCTGGAACAATTACCTTCAACAGAAACAGCTTATGTGGTACGTCCTGTTTTGTATATCTTTTGCTGTGATCTCTGAGGCAACAGTGTTGGGATATCTGAACCTATTCATCTGGATCATTCTAGAGATTTGATTTGTGGATAAATGTGATGTTTACACAGGTAATCCTGCTCGTGGCGTTGGTTGGCGTGATCCTGGTTTCTTCCATACTGCTTTCTTGAAAGAACTCTGGCAAAACCAGGAGTGCCAATTTTAGTTTCATAACTGTTAGTTAACTCTCAATCCTTTGGTTTCCAGATACACATATAGGCTAGGCCATGACTTGGTCAATGGTTCGACGATTTGGAGCAAGAATTACACCTTCGTGTCTTCTCCTTACCCTGGACAAGACTCGTTACAACGGGTCATAATATTCGGTGACATGGGGAAGGTATGTTTCTTTTAGGCCATTATGATCTCCATGTGCGCTCAGACTATTATCTCAAATGGTTGttcttgattaaaatatatttcaggGTGAGCGAGATGGGTCTAATGAGTACAATGATTACCAACCTGGTTCCCTCAATACAACAGACCAACTCATCAAGGACTTGAAGAACATTGACATTGTTTTCCACATTGGAGATCTCACTTATTCCAATGGCTACCTCTCCCAGTGGGATCAGTTCACATCTCAAATCGAGCCCATCGCTTCTACTGTCCCCTACATGGTCGGGAGGTTTGTCAATAAGAAAAGCTTCAtcattgttcttcttcctctactaCTCTTGTAGTGCTTTAAGtcatttctttttcattacAGTGGCAACCACGAGCGTGATTGGCCAGACACTGGATCCTTCTATGCCCGGACAGACTCTGGAGGAGAGTGTGGTGTTCCTGCAGAGACCATGTTCTACTTTCCTGCTGAGAACCGAGCTAAATTCTGGTAAAGTTTTGTTAACCATTGACGATTTCTTGCAAGTTCCAGAACAATATCTTACATATGTCGGGTTGAATGGGCAGGTACAGAGCGGATTACGGGATGTTCCGCTTCTGTATAGCAGACACTGAACACGATTGGAGAGAAGGCACAGAGCAATACCAATTCATCGAGCGTTGCCTTGCCTCTGTAGACAGAAAGACTCAGCCTTGGCTCATTTTTATGGCTCATCGTGTCCTTGGTTA
It encodes the following:
- the LOC104722493 gene encoding probable inactive purple acid phosphatase 24, with protein sequence MGKGERDGSNEYNDYQPGSLNTTDQLIKDLKNIDIVFHIGDLTYSNGYLSQWDQFTSQIEPIASTVPYMVGSGNHERDWPDTGSFYARTDSGGECGVPAETMFYFPAENRAKFWYRADYGMFRFCIADTEHDWREGTEQYQFIERCLASVDRKTQPWLIFMAHRVLGYSTNDWYGQEGTFEEPMGRESLQKLWQKYKVDLAFYGHVHNYERSCPIYESQCVNNDKDHYSGTFKGTIHVVVGGAGSHLSPFSSLVPKWSLVRDYDFGFVKLTASDHSSLLFEYKKSSTGQVYDSFNISRDYRDVLACTHDSCEPTTSAG